A window from Primulina huaijiensis isolate GDHJ02 chromosome 13, ASM1229523v2, whole genome shotgun sequence encodes these proteins:
- the LOC140956254 gene encoding uncharacterized protein has product MHSLNLKVIAGFNYLSLRSRLSGGVKDHGLRVNRIVACSKSQSSGSSQGSFFSRTETYALLKQQLEVAAKSEDYKEAARLRDSLKLFEEEEPVLRLRRLLREAIAEERFDDAAKYRDELKEIAPHCLLKCSSDATTLGIRIQVRSVYIEGRSQPSKGLYFFAYRIRITNNSDRPVQLLRRHWIITDANGKTENVHGIGVIGEQPVILPNTGFEYSSACPLSTPSGRMEGDFEMKHIDKVGSRSFNVAIAPFSLSTFGDGADAI; this is encoded by the exons ATGCATTCTTTGAATCTGAAAGTAATAGCGGGTTTCAATTATCTGTCCTTGCGGAGTCGGCTCAGTGGCGGCGTTAAAGATCATGGTCTCCGGGTAAACAGAATCGTTGCTTGCAGTAAATCGCAGAGCTCGGGTTCGAGTCAGGGGTCTTTTTTCTCTCGGACGGAAACATATGCTTTGTTGAAGCAGCAATTGGAAGTTGCTGCTAAATCTGAG GATTACAAAGAAGCTGCTAGACTTCGTGATTCCCTAAAACTATTCGAGGAAGAGGAGCCAGTTTTGCGTCTTCGGAGATTGTTGAGGGAGGCCATTGCTGAGGAAAGATTTGAT GATGCAGCTAAGTACCGTGACGAGCTCAAGGAAATTGCTCCACATTGTCTCTTGAAATGCTCTAGTGATGCAACGACCTTG GGCATTAGGATTCAAGTTAGAAGTGTGTACATTGAGGGCCGAAGTCAACCTTCGAAAGgtctttatttttttgcataTAGGATCAGAATCACAAACAACTCAGACCGCCCTGTTCAACTTCTCCGAAGGCACTGGATCATCACTGACGCCAATGGCAAAACAGAGAATGTTCA TGGCATCGGAGTTATTGGTGAACAACCTGTTATTCTTCCCAATACTGGTTTTGAGTATTCATCTGCATGTCCGTTGAGCACGCCGAGTGGCAGAATG GAGGGTGATTTTGAGATGAAGCATATTGATAAAGTAGGGTCGCGGTCTTTCAACGTGGCTATAGCCCCCTTTTCTTTATCAACATTTGGAGATGGTGCCGATGCCATTTGA